One Stenotrophomonas sp. SAU14A_NAIMI4_5 DNA segment encodes these proteins:
- a CDS encoding tetratricopeptide repeat protein, translating into MDIWNWVEKLQEDLRQAGQAQNAHLLTRLADEVSELQVDRVDALLPEARALGKALDNPWVDVYVGHWALRNRVGNRVEGESALGEAVSLFERAHREDTLECPQSICVTQDLAACYGNIDGPGWVPERIEVCDETLARIDPTWACFQCLSCEKADALLDDGRAQDALDYLKAQADAVEARGKEVFDSFPEMQIKILLASGRADEAMVLIEQREAEVAAAGEYEPANCTVPRRLSRAWALAQLGRDEEALQQLVPWSELTPNTWRLWANTVALLCSRDPARNTWDLGTRFNTIIEHFASVGAHRLVIELAALSLELALQRGARWVAQRQLGLARTHLAQLRQDRGAGALVAGLAARIDALPDVEPLPVPAAELLAWLEARGEQQQSRDPEREAQWLLQAHAQCPDDEALAEVAASALNACGAQTEARALLWDFVRAHAQEDGAAAYTLMRWLTEQGDDDGLRRLADTYRGSVPVFAHWCEVQRARRVSDWPALEQAAQALLALSPGSHGARGTLARMYMETGRFSDAQACYAQLVETLEDPNAAHWDHMSAASAARDWDAVRRSAAAIGMELSSQDGVVEEPWGWVIIRSLEQGEPMEYYARRTGPVTARIVENAPANRAQQVGDWVVFDAALVHPAPEEEEQRQHFIPTYAQVHVLERGGFERSWLIDGAHPGEEAWNAFTEGAEAQGWQVWAHSRPDYTVTDPDADEGTLPGLLFTVAQPQGHAPLALHRYLQQSTAGWSHPQCWLRLAEACNQDRQPHLDVIERYGL; encoded by the coding sequence ATGGATATCTGGAACTGGGTCGAAAAGCTGCAGGAAGACCTGCGCCAGGCCGGCCAGGCGCAGAACGCACACCTGCTGACCCGCCTTGCCGACGAAGTCAGTGAACTGCAGGTCGACCGCGTCGATGCGCTGCTGCCCGAGGCGCGTGCGCTGGGCAAGGCGCTGGACAACCCCTGGGTCGACGTCTACGTCGGCCACTGGGCGCTGCGCAACCGCGTGGGCAACCGCGTTGAAGGCGAGAGCGCGCTCGGCGAGGCGGTGTCGCTGTTCGAGCGCGCGCATCGCGAGGACACCCTGGAATGCCCGCAGTCGATCTGCGTGACCCAGGATCTGGCCGCCTGCTACGGCAACATCGACGGCCCGGGCTGGGTGCCCGAGCGCATCGAGGTCTGCGACGAAACGCTGGCGCGCATCGATCCGACCTGGGCCTGCTTCCAGTGCCTGAGCTGCGAGAAAGCCGACGCGCTGCTCGATGACGGCCGTGCGCAGGACGCGCTGGATTACCTGAAGGCGCAGGCCGATGCGGTGGAAGCGCGCGGCAAGGAAGTGTTCGACAGCTTCCCGGAAATGCAGATCAAGATCCTGCTGGCCAGCGGCCGTGCCGACGAGGCGATGGTGCTGATCGAGCAGCGCGAAGCTGAGGTGGCCGCAGCCGGCGAGTACGAACCAGCCAACTGCACGGTGCCGCGCCGCCTGTCGCGCGCGTGGGCGCTGGCCCAGCTGGGCCGCGACGAAGAGGCGCTGCAGCAGCTGGTACCGTGGAGCGAACTGACCCCAAACACCTGGCGTCTGTGGGCCAACACGGTGGCGCTGCTGTGCAGCCGCGACCCGGCCCGCAACACCTGGGACCTGGGCACGCGCTTCAACACCATCATCGAACACTTCGCCAGCGTCGGTGCCCACCGTCTGGTGATCGAGCTGGCAGCACTGAGCCTGGAACTGGCCCTGCAGCGCGGCGCGCGCTGGGTGGCGCAGCGCCAGCTTGGCCTGGCCCGCACCCACCTGGCACAGCTGCGCCAGGACCGCGGTGCCGGCGCGCTGGTGGCTGGCCTGGCTGCGCGCATCGACGCACTGCCCGACGTTGAACCGCTGCCGGTGCCTGCCGCCGAGCTGCTGGCCTGGCTGGAAGCGCGCGGGGAACAGCAGCAGTCGCGCGACCCCGAGCGCGAGGCGCAGTGGCTGTTGCAGGCGCATGCGCAGTGCCCGGATGACGAGGCGCTGGCCGAGGTGGCCGCATCGGCGCTGAACGCCTGTGGCGCGCAGACCGAAGCGCGCGCGTTGCTGTGGGACTTCGTGCGCGCACATGCCCAGGAGGACGGCGCCGCTGCCTACACGCTGATGCGCTGGCTGACCGAGCAGGGCGACGACGATGGCCTGCGCCGCCTGGCCGACACCTATCGCGGCAGCGTGCCGGTGTTCGCGCACTGGTGCGAGGTGCAGCGCGCACGCCGCGTGTCCGACTGGCCGGCGCTGGAGCAGGCCGCACAGGCGCTGCTGGCGCTGTCGCCGGGCTCGCATGGCGCGCGTGGCACGCTGGCGCGCATGTACATGGAAACCGGCCGCTTCAGCGATGCGCAGGCCTGTTACGCGCAGCTGGTGGAAACGCTGGAGGATCCCAATGCCGCGCACTGGGACCACATGAGCGCGGCCAGTGCTGCGCGCGATTGGGACGCGGTGCGCCGCTCGGCCGCGGCCATCGGCATGGAGCTGTCCAGCCAGGACGGCGTGGTCGAAGAGCCGTGGGGCTGGGTGATCATCCGCAGCCTGGAGCAGGGCGAGCCGATGGAGTACTACGCGCGCCGCACCGGCCCGGTGACCGCGCGCATCGTCGAGAACGCGCCGGCCAACCGTGCCCAGCAGGTGGGTGACTGGGTGGTGTTCGATGCCGCGCTGGTGCACCCGGCACCGGAAGAGGAAGAGCAGCGCCAGCACTTCATTCCGACCTATGCGCAGGTGCACGTGCTGGAACGTGGTGGCTTCGAGCGCAGCTGGCTGATTGACGGCGCGCACCCGGGCGAAGAGGCCTGGAATGCGTTCACGGAAGGTGCCGAAGCGCAGGGCTGGCAGGTGTGGGCGCACAGCCGCCCGGATTACACCGTGACCGACCCGGATGCGGACGAGGGCACGCTGCCGGGCCTGCTGTTCACCGTGGCCCAGCCGCAGGGGCATGCGCCGCTTGCGCTGCATCGTTACCTGCAGCAGTCCACCGCTGGCTGGTCGCACCCGCAGTGCTGGCTGCGCCTGGCTGAAGCCTGCAACCAGGACCGGCAGCCGCACCTGGATGTGATCGAGCGGTACGGCTTGTAA
- the ccsA gene encoding cytochrome c biogenesis protein CcsA: protein MLIVLIAALLYLAASALLVRALGRDDAVGSPTWLWPALPAMLLHGGYHVLVAMRTTGGPDMHFFAALSLVGLGMAWLTSLVGARGRMSALGVVVFPLAALLLAVYHGYGHEPSKVLGWRLASHAWLALLAYATLSIAALLAIMLWLQERALRRREFRPWLRALPPLADLEALLFRVITVGFALLTLTLVTGVLFVDDLLAQKLVHKTVLSVLSWIVFGVLLIGRRRYGWRGTKAVHWTLSAMLLLLLAFFGSQFVIELVFGHTR, encoded by the coding sequence ATGTTAATCGTTCTCATCGCCGCCCTGCTCTACCTGGCCGCCAGCGCCCTGCTGGTGCGTGCGCTTGGCCGCGATGATGCCGTCGGTTCACCCACCTGGCTGTGGCCGGCGCTGCCGGCCATGCTGCTGCACGGCGGCTACCACGTGCTGGTGGCGATGCGCACCACCGGCGGCCCGGACATGCACTTCTTCGCCGCGCTGTCGCTGGTCGGCCTGGGCATGGCCTGGCTGACCTCGCTGGTCGGTGCGCGTGGGCGCATGTCGGCGCTGGGCGTGGTGGTGTTCCCGCTGGCCGCGCTGCTGCTGGCGGTCTACCACGGCTACGGCCATGAGCCGAGCAAGGTGCTGGGCTGGCGCCTGGCCAGCCACGCCTGGCTGGCCCTGCTGGCCTACGCCACGCTGAGCATCGCTGCCCTGCTGGCGATCATGCTGTGGCTGCAGGAACGGGCGCTGCGCCGACGCGAGTTCCGTCCGTGGCTGCGTGCACTGCCGCCGCTGGCCGACCTGGAAGCCCTGCTGTTCCGGGTCATCACCGTGGGCTTCGCCCTGCTCACCCTGACCCTGGTCACCGGCGTGCTGTTCGTCGATGACCTGCTGGCGCAGAAGCTGGTGCACAAGACCGTGCTCAGCGTGCTGTCGTGGATCGTGTTCGGCGTGCTGCTGATCGGCCGCCGCCGCTACGGCTGGCGCGGGACGAAGGCGGTGCATTGGACGCTGTCGGCGATGCTGTTGCTGCTGCTGGCGTTCTTCGGCAGCCAGTTCGTCATCGAGCTGGTGTTCGGGCATACGCGGTAA
- the ffh gene encoding signal recognition particle protein gives MFESLTQRLSGTIERLRGRGRLTEENIREATREVRIALLEADVALPVVQALIERIKVRAVGQEVLKSLTPGQALIKVVRDELTAVMGAEASDLNLNVPAPAIILMAGLQGAGKTTTVGKLAKHLKEKRKKKVMVVSADVYRPAAIEQLKTLAEQVGVLFFPSSADQKPEAIVRAAIDDARRSFVDVLIVDTAGRLAIDEAMMAEIKALHAAVNPAETLFVVDAMTGQDAANTAKAFGDALPLTGVVLTKTDGDARGGAALSVRYITGKPIKFVGVSEKPEGLDVFHPDRIASRILDMGDVLSLVEQVEQQVDKDKAAKLAEKVAKGKKFDLNDMRDQLEQMQNMGGIGGLMDKLPGLGNIPEHLKQQVSQGKEVPRMIAIISSMTKKERRNPNLLNGSRRARIAKGSGVTPADVNKLMKQYMQMEKMMSKMAGGGMKGMMRSMKGMMGAMGGRGMPFR, from the coding sequence ATGTTCGAGTCCCTGACCCAGCGCCTTTCCGGCACCATCGAGCGCCTGCGTGGCCGCGGCCGCCTGACCGAGGAGAACATCCGCGAGGCGACCCGCGAAGTGCGCATCGCGCTGCTTGAAGCCGACGTCGCGCTGCCGGTGGTGCAGGCCCTGATCGAGCGCATCAAGGTGCGCGCGGTCGGCCAGGAAGTGCTGAAGTCGCTGACCCCGGGCCAGGCCCTCATCAAGGTCGTGCGCGACGAGCTGACCGCGGTGATGGGCGCCGAAGCCAGCGACCTGAACCTCAACGTTCCCGCCCCGGCCATCATCCTGATGGCGGGCCTGCAGGGCGCCGGCAAGACCACCACCGTGGGCAAGCTGGCCAAGCACCTGAAGGAAAAGCGCAAGAAGAAGGTGATGGTGGTGTCGGCCGACGTCTACCGTCCGGCCGCGATCGAGCAGCTGAAGACCCTGGCCGAACAGGTCGGCGTGCTGTTCTTCCCGTCCAGCGCCGACCAGAAGCCGGAAGCCATCGTGCGCGCCGCCATCGACGATGCACGCCGTTCGTTCGTCGACGTGCTGATTGTCGATACCGCCGGCCGCCTGGCCATCGACGAAGCGATGATGGCCGAGATCAAGGCCCTGCACGCGGCGGTCAACCCGGCTGAAACCCTGTTCGTTGTCGACGCCATGACCGGCCAGGACGCGGCCAACACCGCCAAGGCCTTCGGCGATGCGCTGCCGCTGACCGGCGTGGTGCTGACCAAGACCGACGGTGACGCCCGTGGCGGTGCCGCGCTGAGCGTGCGCTACATCACCGGCAAGCCGATCAAGTTCGTCGGTGTCAGCGAAAAGCCGGAAGGCCTGGACGTATTCCACCCGGACCGCATCGCCAGCCGCATCCTCGACATGGGCGACGTGCTGTCGCTGGTCGAGCAGGTCGAGCAGCAGGTCGACAAGGACAAGGCCGCCAAGCTGGCCGAGAAGGTCGCCAAGGGCAAGAAGTTCGATCTGAACGACATGCGTGACCAGCTGGAGCAGATGCAGAACATGGGCGGCATCGGCGGCCTGATGGACAAGCTGCCGGGCTTGGGCAACATCCCCGAGCACCTGAAGCAGCAGGTCAGCCAGGGCAAGGAAGTGCCGCGCATGATCGCCATCATCAGCTCGATGACCAAGAAGGAACGGCGCAACCCGAACCTGCTCAATGGCTCGCGCCGCGCGCGCATTGCCAAGGGCTCGGGCGTGACCCCGGCCGACGTCAACAAGCTCATGAAGCAGTACATGCAGATGGAAAAGATGATGAGCAAGATGGCCGGCGGCGGCATGAAGGGCATGATGCGCAGCATGAAGGGCATGATGGGCGCCATGGGCGGCCGCGGCATGCCGTTCCGTTGA